From Amaranthus tricolor cultivar Red isolate AtriRed21 chromosome 4, ASM2621246v1, whole genome shotgun sequence:
TAGGCAATGAGTATAGGAAATGGCAAAAGAAAATGCTttttctcttaactactttaaaagttGCTTATGTGATAAGTACACCAAGGCCTAGTGAATAGGAAGATGAGACTTCAAAGGATATCCGTGCTAGAAGTAAATGGGATAATGACGACTTCATCTGTAGGGGGCACATCCTTAATGGTATGAGTGATACTCTCTTCGATGTTTACCAAAATGCTGAATCCACTCAAGAAATTTGGTCCTTGCTTGAAACTAAATATATGGCCGAAGATGCATCAAGCAAAAAGTTTCTTGTAagtaatttcaataattttaagtttgatGATAATCGGCCTATTATGGAACAATTTCATGAAATACAAAGGTTGTATGATAAtctttgtaacaccccgtaatttgtcgggtttaaaaataaataaaatataataaaataaaataaataagtaatattaaattatattattttacatagttaattacaagaaataaagtaggtttaattttaacggtaacaagttttatcgcgtacaatgttatcgcgtgacgtttcttgctgttttaacaaaagtataataattactcaattaataaaaaaaaattatggaagGGAGGTGAAGGGCTGCCGGTTCGGGTgagtatgggaggagtcttgtaactcctctcataatggtgtaattaggagtAATTAAGTTGGTCCTTAATttccctattaatccttaagcttcaatttgaattcctcacattcctaatcacatttttaatcttcttagtgagaaaaaaattcagaaatttttttcctttgtgtTCTTGGTTTCGGcactcaagaagaaaaaaaaaacattttctttgctcaatccaatcttctaatcaaagggtaagttaagttgttaattactatttttatttataagaaattttagtatgggattccataatcttctttctttttatgatgatatcctatgacttattaggaggattgagtattttatataagttttctttaataatcgtttgataaaattggtttgttaaaaggattaaatcctatttctattatataaaattttccttgatttgcattctttaacaaagtttaaatttgttataagaataaagtctattcaaaggttaaaatggatttattttacgatttatatttctctagcaagattttagtttgttagaagaaattttaagtgtatgaattaagtaatgtaggtatccaagagtttataaatcctttaacaaaatttgatttgtttaaaggattgtccttatatatatgttttgattcaaaaatgatgatatatgattctctacaaaattttaatttgataagagaatcaagtatttaattttattatcatggtttatgaaattttaagtgctcttgaaggatcttgtggatgagtatgtcttaagttgctagctttatgtttttgatgatggtttagattgttgatgggattttgtgtattgttagatgtgtggaaatatcaagtggttgtgtgataggagaattggttttgtttgttttattttagtagaatgtaaATTCGGTTTCGGTTATGTGTATCTTGgtaatgagatttaaaaagtattaaataatttaaatagaaaaaaaaatataaaataaaaataattaaagtaaaaggaattttggacagcagctgctgcctcgatagtggcgccccgatccgagcgttgggtgtgtttcgttgttgttttatttaaccgatgcgttttaaaactcgttaaaacgcttaaaataattaaaaatagtaattggatgctagaaattatgaaatttggtacccaaggtaattgatgcgttccggacgcagcggtgaagtcggatttttaatttgaattttctaaactgtccgaaatggccataaaagtttctggtcagaatgtaaaaatttggaactattgggagtttgatgaaaacatttgaaattatcaagtcttagtgatattttaatggtattgagtggattaaatgtttaaacacggtctaatacgtgatcgttttgtgtgtgtgttatttaggacctcgtttcataagagggcgaaattctaattgtgcttgaacaacgtgtgtttgcagcgttcaaaggtacacgcttagaccatactgtttatatggttgtgcaagtaatgttgttttattcctaatcgaggcatttgtaatcacataaggattagacacctcaactaatatgaaataattaagtgtaaattgagaatttatgtgtttgtcacccaaaagggttgacgtttggttatgttacccaaaagggttaacaaatggtttggaatattataaattatttttcccatggcagttgtggatcattacggtcaccatgggggtatgcatactttagcctttggcgacccgaacaggacgggcaacgtcttaggtaggtggttgccttgggattagctctcccaagtgtattccaccaaaacaaatttgaaattgtacttgtacgacccgaacaggacgggcaacgttacaagattggaaatattgaataaagaatatgtattagagcctttgcatgctagggtaaacacaatgcttgtattcaacctgtttaatatatgtatgaagtctctgacgtgtattggttgttctttggaacctgctacgtgttatcatacgacgtgcagcaggttgactgcaggagggggctggagtgaggattcagcttagaacccgtaaccatcAAATCTAGACATACTTTGTAATGAATCGAAATAACTCAatttatgtaaccaaagttttcgacgttttctttttatctcgtacaacttttagctagtctagaggccggtgggctcttgagttgtatgtaaagacttccgctgacttgttttattttgcttggCGTTGTTTCCtgtgttgaccatattccttttaccgttggaacgttgacgatccgagtaaaagtgaattttcttttgtgtccgtttgtgaaccggaatcatgttttcatatgattttttccgggtcacttaaaccgggccgttacaatctTAAAAGGCATGACATAAATATGGATGAACTCTTTGTTGTCTCTagtattattgataaattaCCACCGTCATGGAAAGATGTTAGGAGTACCCTCAAGCACAAAAAGGAGGAAATCTTCTCATAGAAGTTGGGATCCGTGAGCAAGAGAAAGGGAAGGATCCATCCTCGGTTTCTACTATTAACATGGTACGAGAAAATTCAAACAAGTCTAAACTTGTGAAGAATAAGAAAAGGGGCTCGAGTTCTTTCAAGGGAAAATCTACTAATTTTTCAAGAAACTTACGGTTGGTGGGTGTTGGTTTTGCAAAAAATCGGGACATCGCAAGAAAGATTGTTTTCTTttcaagaaaaagaataataataagggtGAGGCTTCTAATAGACAAGATCCCGTGAATGAAGGTATTTCCTCAcaatcaattaaatttaattccaaTTTGGAATTAAATGGaactaattataatatttgttgTGTGCAGGATGATTCATGGTACATCGATTCGGGTGCCTCTAAGCACGTTTGCATGGATAGGAGATGGTTCAAGACCTTTCACAAGTGTGATGGTGATGAGTTTCTCTATATGGGAAATAATTCTACTATTCAAGTTCTTGGGAAAGGTTCGATTGAATTGTATTTCACTTCGGGAAATCTTCTTACTTTGAAGGAAGTGATGTTTGCTCCTAAGATTGCAAGGAATTTAGTGTCGGGGCCGACCTTGAATCGCATGGGATATAAATTAGTATTCGAATCTGATCGATGTGTAATTAGTAGGGGTGGTGTTTTTATTGGAAGATGTTATTTGAATTATAATCTATTTAAGCTTTCTATCAAGACATATttagataataatttatttcatgTTTATGATAATAGTGTAAATATGTATGAATTATGGCACAATAGACTATGTCATGTAAATTATGAAAGTATCAAAAATGTAGTACTTGCATGTTAAATAAGATCACTAGAAATCCTTTTAAGAAAGTAGAAAGATCTTCTAACATTCTTGATTTAATTCATAGTGACTTATGTGATTTCCATAGTACTCCATCTTTAGGTAACAAAAGGTACATGATCACttttgttgatgattattctagattttgtTATGTGTTTTTATTGCATTCTAAAGATGAGGCATTAagatgtttaaaaattttaagaacGAAGTTGAAGTACAATTGGATTCTAAGATCAAACGACTTAGAACGGATAAAGGAGGGGAATATTATAACCCTTGTTATTTCTAAGAAATGGGAATTTTCCATGAAACTACGGCGGGTTATTCACCACAATTAAATGGTGTTGCCGAAAGGAAAAATCGGACATTACAAGAAATGGTTAACTCCATGTTATCCTACTCATGATTGAGTGAAGGATTTTGGGGTGAAGTGATGTTGACCGCGTATCACATCCTTAACTGGGTTACCACTAGAGGGAAGAAGGCTATTCCTTATGAACTTTGGTACAAGAGGAAACCAAACTTGACCTATCTTCGAGTTTAGGGATGTAGGGCAATTGTAAGAGTGCCCAGAAATAAAAGGAAGAAACTTGGTGAAAGAGGTGTCAATTGCATCTTTGTTGGCTATGCACATCAGAGTCATGCTTATAGGTTCTATGTAATAGAATCTAATGACTACATATCGGTTAATTCGATAATTGAGTGTGGAGATgctatttttgatgaaactccATTTTCATCAATTGATAGGCCTAAAGACCTACAAGTTAGTAACAATGTTCAAgaaattgatgaagaacaacTTGAATCTCAAAATGTTTCATCAAAAGATGAACATGTAGAGATTTCTCTTAGGAGAAGTAAGAGAGAAAGAATTGTCAAATCTCAATTTTacgtgaattgttgttgttgacaATGTTTTTTTGTTGCTAGAGTTTACAAGTTTAGaaaattagtattagtattattattattacccaATGTGTTTTAATCTTGAAATTTATTGtagttattgatattgttataaGCATTATTCACCAAATAGTATGTAATTGGTTGTTGAtatcaataatataatatttataactaAATCACAACGGTCAAACATATGAGTTTTTTAggattaaacttattaaaatttgtttgtctACCTTAAAATACTTTCCTTTTTGagtttgatttttcaattttaaccttataaaaTACTCTTAACTACCAATTAAATGAAAGATTTCTTGTAatgtttttttaacaaaatttaattctcTTACCTATTACTTATAAAAATTACATTTCAATAATTGTGAAAATCAAAGTGAACAAACAATTAAGAATTGaggaaatatatatagatatactagAACTACTCTTCTATCCCACTAAATTTGcctcaattttattttagtatgtCACAATCATTTTGCACAACTTTTGTTTTTGAATATGACTTCACCATTTTTATACTTTATATTCTCTATCTTATTTCTAAATACCCCACCATTTTAACTCATTATATTCAATTTCTCGATCTATACACCAAAAGCTAATGAAGTCAAATAGCTAAGTCAAGGAAGTATTACAACTACAACATTCTTTTGAATATgattagaaattaaaagttgttgaaaaaaaaagagttcCGAGAAAAGTAACATTAACTTAAATTTGAAAAAGATATCAACTGTGATAATATATACAGCGCAGTTGACAAGCAAAACCAATTCATTTGTTGAGCATTGAAGCCAAGTAAACAAAAATAAGCTCACATCATTTTggttcttttataatttttactggAGTCTCGGATGCCTTTACTTGTAATAGAATACGGTGCAGAAGCAGATGGAAGAGAAGGCGACTTGTCTACATAAGCGCAACGCTCATCCCCTTTCCAGTACAAGATGATCCTGTTTGTGCTCGCATGAGACCAACTGTCACCTGCTCCGGAAGATCAACTGCTATGAGAATCGAAAGGACAGTGCAAATCTACACATACAATGGTGTTTACCAGTGATTCACGAAGAAAGGAGAAATGGGTATGATCTATGAGTGTTACCTAATGCAAGAGTTAGCTGAAATGAACCTTCTGTACACTTGGTTGTAGCTTGATTCAATACAACCACCTAAAGATGCATAAAAACACTAAATAAGTACTTTACACAAGGACGTCATATCAGGAGGGAGGCGATGCCTGAGATAGAGCTGATCAGTCCCATTCCAAAGAACTGCATTTCGTGCTTTTCAAGCCAGTTCAGACTGGCCTTTTGTTAATTTACCAGAGCTGGCCAAGATTCAAGCCAGGCAATTACTTCTATTTTGGAAAGAATAAAATGTCTGTCAAATTCCTTCAACCAAAAGACCCCCTTTTTCGACCCCAAACAGTCAGTGACGTGCCTAAGAAACCTAAAATATGCCCCTCGGAGTGGAGTAATCCTTAGAAGTCTTTCTATTTGCTTAATTCATGAATAATACGCTGCTATGTACACTACATAGTTCAATCCACTGTACCCAGGACCAGAAagcataaataataaaatattcccAATCTTGTAACTATTGAaatccaatcttttgagattaagCATTGTGTTGTTGAATTGTTGGTTGTTGCTCTAACTATTCTATCGAAATGTACAATTTTGACCAAAAATGTTGGTGTCAATCAACCCCACTTAAATTTgcatattttaaattcatcgGGTACATTAGTACATTCTTTGAAATGAATATTTAGTCTGGAATACAAAGAGGAAGAATGTATGCCCTTGTTTAACTATAAACATTCAGGAAATAATTTTCACTTACAGCAAGATTGAACTTTTGCGCAAGTTTCATCAATTTCAGTGCCATTTCACCAAGAAGCCGAGTCCTAAGGGCCATGTCCTCGAAATCTTGACGGAAATAAAATGTAATACTATCAATTACAACCAGTTTGACCTGCAAATACATGTTGATAAgttatgcatgaaacatgaAGCATGGAGAATAGAAATCTAAAGTCATGCAGCTATTGTAAGAATACATTGTCAAATAAAGGATACTAGAGTTAAGTTGCTGTTGTGGATTTTGATCTTTCCATAAAAAGGTGTGTAGGTACTAGTAGCCTGAAAAATTAAGCGTCATATAGAATTTATCCTTTCAATCTTCGGTCATTTAATGTTAACAACTAAGTCATGCGAGTTGCGACATTACAAGTAAATCCAATTTCGGGAGTTAGTATTTATCTAGATAGTACAGTACATTCATTTTGGACAGTAGTTAGTAGCTTAAAACCGATCAACAACTAAACATATATGATTACAAAATATGAAGACCCTCAAATATTCTAGTAGTGACGTACTCAATATTCTAGTAGTGTGCATAAATTTAATACCTACATCTTTATGTTCAGTAACCCATTTATCCAGATGATTTATCATAGCAATTTGCTCTGTGTAACTGCAGATCCTAAAATGGAATATGTTAGCCAAGAAATCCTCTGGATGCAGTTTCTCTTTAAATGCTCGAGTATTTCTTGGCCTGGCGTAATCACCGTTCTCTATATTCTCAATGCATCCTTCAGCCATTTGTAAAGCACGCTCGACCATGAAGCTGCCTTCTGTATCTAAACATGCATGTAGACAGCTTAGATACAAACATATGTAATCCAGAAAACAGAAATCACTTACCTACATACACCGCTTTTCGTCCAAGACCACCAAAGTCAACAGGAATTTGGACATTTATAGCAAGTTGAATCCTGTGATTTTTGCATCCCATAAATATGAAGCGTACTAATTAAATAGactataaaacaaaattctaaAAACATATAGCGTCATACCCAAATTGTGTTTTCCCAATTCCAGGTATTCCACCTAAACTTCAGAAAGAGTTAAAAATTCAGCAATTTAAGTTCACCTTggatacaagaaaaaaaaagagaatgcAGTATCGaaaaaaaatggttttttttagtATTGTTGTCCATGCATATAAGTTCGGGAAGGAGAAACCTATCTCAGTAACTTCCTTGCAGCTTATGCCACCACCCAGAATGTTGTCAATATCAGCAGAGAATGTAGTGATCTTTATATTTGAGTCCTCGTGCAACATTTGCCAAGCAGATTGAGCGCCTACAACAGACATTAAAAGTCATTGCAAATAAAAGTATTTTTCTTTAGTGCAAATAAAGGAGCATTGTGGTAAGTGACAACCAACATAAAACATTGTCAACTTTTTATGTTATGAGCTGAATTCATCTTAACAAGGACATGTCCCCTAATCAGTGATGCTGTCTGCTTCCCCAACCCTATTGTAGCGATAAGTATGCAAGGGATTCCATGTTGTCGCCCAAAAGTGGTATCGCTCGAAACTTGGATTTTCTGCACATTCTGTTATGACCTCATTTTGTTCAGACGTTTTATTCTCTTGTGCCAGCTCAGATTGTGCCATCTCAGCAATAAAATTCTTCTTCTTAGTTCTCCTCTTTTAGATTACCCATGTCTTGTTCGGTACATAGGGCATAGCATCCTCTCTCAAGACACTTCTTAATAGATCACACAATTATAACTAGAAGTTATGTTTTTTAAGCCATCCCAATTTATACAACCTCAATTCACTAAATATCACATATCCTATATTGGgtattaactattaataaaatcTTCTGACTTCTCTAGCATTGTCTAATCTGCAATAAATGTGTCCAGAGAATAATTTACCTATTAGAAAAACTTGGTTTCCACCAGCATTGTCTACTCTACCACTCTGCGATGCTATTTTCAATATCTCAACAGCTTCAGCTTCAGCAATATTTAAATCTGTTCAAAATGTAAGGCCAATATATCTATTTAAAATGCATTTTGACAAATAAAGTTATGCTTAATGATATGATAggtataaatgaaaattttcaaacaccACATATTCATAAGCGATAACAATATTATGACAAGTAGCAGGAGTAATAGTAAGTACAAATGTTTGTTATTGTAGGTAAAAGTTCAGTAGTACACATATAACAATGGGAAAAGCTAGCAATAACTTGAATCACTTGTCAGCTATTACTATAGTTCTTTCCAAATGGCCAGCAGCTTTCATTGTCTATACTTCAACTCTACAACAAGAATGCACCACTACCACAGAAATTATACATCTTATCAAGGAATATGTAACTTGACATATGTTTTGAATTAGAGAAACATCTAATAAGTACATTACCCTTATTTGAAACTTTTATTGAACTCAGAAACCAATTATATGAAATTCTTGATATAgataataataagtaataacattaaaattttaaaaatagaaataagaaatcaacaattttcattcattatGATTGTTGGGAAAAGAATTGCATTGCCTCCACTTGCtattaacaacttcaacatagAAAAGTAGAGtgaatcattttattattatctagCATCGTTTTTTTTAATAGAAGATAGATTTATAACTAAAGAACTTACATCCAACTTTAGGTAGCCTACAAAGCTAATAACCATCATTCTAAAAAGAACGAGTTTGAGAAGACAACATAAAACACAAATGGACACGAATTTGAATTAAGTAActcaaactcaatacacaaaACCTAGGGAGAATACACAAGTGAAATATTCAACAGAAAGCATAAATTTGGAAACATTCAGCTAGATATTTGATCGAACAGTTGACAAAAGTACccatgaaacaaaaaaaaaaaaaaaaaaaacacgaaATTTGCAACAAACCCTACAACAGCTGTCAAATTCCACAAATGATGCAACATTATTTCGTAGCATTAGTGAATTACCGGCATCAAAGCAGCCCAAACAAAAGAAACTAGCAACATATAATCAAAGGGAACAAACCATGAAAATTAAGGAAGAATAAAATGAAACCTTGAGCAAGAAGAGGAGGAGAAacagaagaaagagaagaaagaGAAGTGTATCCTGCTGCTATTAATTTTCCCCTTTGCGTTGCTGATATCGCCAATCTCATCACCTCCATTTTGTCTCAGACTACTCCCTCCTTCTTCGCGCTATATTCTTCAAACTTGGAGAAACATAAGTTCTAGAATTGCTCTGGATATcaatttctaaaaatttgaaaaaaataagcgATTTCTGTGTTGATTTTAACTAAGATTTTGCCATCACAACAGCATTATCAATTGATGAACAAACTAGGAATGTCATCCATCCCTAGTTTGCGGGGGTGTTAATAATACTAGAAATACCCCTATTAGCTctgatataaaaaaatagaaatcaaTGAATAGTGATAACCAACTGGATAGATGAAGATTCGAAGGcgtctgataccatgttgatTGTTGAAAAACTATACAATT
This genomic window contains:
- the LOC130809812 gene encoding DNA repair protein RAD51 homolog 3 isoform X2, translating into MEVMRLAISATQRGKLIAAGYTSLSSLSSVSPPLLAQDLNIAEAEAVEILKIASQSGRVDNAGGNQVFLIGAQSAWQMLHEDSNIKITTFSADIDNILGGGISCKEVTEIGGIPGIGKTQFGIQLAINVQIPVDFGGLGRKAVYVEGSFMVERALQMAEGCIENIENGDYARPRNTRAFKEKLHPEDFLANIFHFRICSYTEQIAMINHLDKWVTEHKDVKLVVIDSITFYFRQDFEDMALRTRLLGEMALKLMKLAQKFNLAVVVLNQATTKCTEGSFQLTLALGDSWSHASTNRIILYWKGDERCAYVDKSPSLPSASAPYSITSKGIRDSSKNYKRTKMM
- the LOC130809812 gene encoding DNA repair protein RAD51 homolog 3 isoform X1: MEVMRLAISATQRGKLIAAGYTSLSSLSSVSPPLLAQDLNIAEAEAVEILKIASQSGRVDNAGGNQVFLIGAQSAWQMLHEDSNIKITTFSADIDNILGGGISCKEVTEIGGIPGIGKTQFGIQLAINVQIPVDFGGLGRKAVYVDTEGSFMVERALQMAEGCIENIENGDYARPRNTRAFKEKLHPEDFLANIFHFRICSYTEQIAMINHLDKWVTEHKDVKLVVIDSITFYFRQDFEDMALRTRLLGEMALKLMKLAQKFNLAVVVLNQATTKCTEGSFQLTLALGDSWSHASTNRIILYWKGDERCAYVDKSPSLPSASAPYSITSKGIRDSSKNYKRTKMM